A portion of the Allorhodopirellula heiligendammensis genome contains these proteins:
- a CDS encoding serine/threonine-protein kinase produces MFIHCDLGKREQVMADESVIVDFLEEILNSDRSPEEVCVDRLDLLGEVQSRLRKVRKLEAQVEQLFPSTGYNSHVNHRRRHRQNPETPTIPGYEIESILGRGGVGVVYRAKQVKLNRFVAVKMLLAGSYASPAELLRFSREAEAIAGLKHPHIVQIHDVGDVDGRPFYTMELVEGGNLAETLAGMPQPICDAAQMVVVLARAVQSAHDGGVVHRDLKPANILLTSDGTPKISDFGLAQFIDAELSLTQTGARVGTPNYMAPEQVAGYEVGPSVDIYALGTLLYEMLTGQLPFRGKSISETERRLVSDEPVPPSHLNTKVPRDLETICSKCLQKEPRKRYTSAGELAEDIARFLRHEAIHARPVGRVERVVRWIRRNQIWFALIVTALTLSVFVVAAAIEISALASARRIEKDRLTGRLESGLELVEQNRIEAAHAILDQLGDGDFDDLRQRIDQAEADIALVERLDSIRLSRVTSGDLQYYKTKAGQDYDEAFSKAGFIRKGDSSIAVASRVKGSIIRQALIAAIDDWAFCVSNSDKRDWLLDVARRADPDPSGWRDRIRNSATWADLQAMTETARTVPIAEHSAALLLTLGERLHVNGNDATEFLKRVQQEHPEDFWCNLILGDTLLMPAPEQAVGFYRAALSSRPNAAVGYSAVGDALRNQNLPNLAIDYYEKALAVDPRYARAQNNLGNALKQIGHSTEAIECYRKALEIDPNYSWAYFDLGNALKEKGILDEALEHLRRARDAQPNNTAFQQGTRNLLVMTGHGKEALRDWSRTLESGNQEYGVWNGYAELCLFMGEDQEYDRACDQLLDRFGSTSDAGTAEGIARTCSLRPTTNERRRQAADLADRAVGYEAAKSFWYYRYYLFAKGLTEFRQGHFDRAISIMEGEASRAMGPCPRLIIAMAQLQNGEVADSRQTLALATASYDWSVEHADSRDPWIFHILRREAETMILPNLSEFLEGSHVPQDNHECLSLLGICQFQNRYAACTRLYTKAFATDPELQKSLGYSAARAIVIAASGRAADSTDFSQDGATPWQSQAIAWLRSQLEHIANNPDNRVPEARAYFLQQLSAWKTDPSLNELRDQSELQKLPEDVRKNCLSLWEEVDAEIRHLREIKEE; encoded by the coding sequence TTGTTCATTCATTGCGATTTGGGTAAACGAGAACAAGTGATGGCCGATGAGTCGGTGATAGTTGACTTTCTTGAAGAGATCCTCAATTCGGACCGATCGCCGGAAGAGGTCTGCGTAGATCGACTTGATTTGTTGGGTGAGGTTCAAAGTCGCTTGCGCAAAGTACGCAAACTTGAGGCGCAAGTCGAACAGCTGTTTCCATCGACAGGATATAACTCGCACGTCAACCATCGGCGACGACATCGACAGAACCCGGAAACTCCCACCATCCCTGGATACGAAATTGAGTCCATACTGGGCCGTGGCGGTGTAGGCGTTGTCTACCGCGCCAAGCAAGTGAAGTTAAATCGGTTCGTGGCCGTCAAAATGCTGCTCGCTGGATCTTACGCCAGCCCAGCGGAACTGTTGCGATTCAGCAGAGAAGCCGAGGCAATTGCTGGATTGAAACACCCTCACATCGTTCAGATTCATGACGTTGGTGACGTCGATGGGCGTCCGTTCTATACAATGGAACTGGTCGAGGGCGGCAACCTAGCGGAAACGCTCGCGGGTATGCCCCAGCCGATTTGTGATGCGGCACAGATGGTGGTAGTTCTAGCACGGGCAGTCCAGTCCGCCCACGATGGCGGTGTCGTTCATCGAGATTTGAAGCCAGCGAACATTCTGCTGACATCGGACGGAACGCCTAAGATCAGCGACTTCGGATTAGCCCAATTTATCGATGCCGAATTGAGTCTGACCCAGACGGGTGCTCGAGTGGGAACGCCGAACTACATGGCGCCGGAACAAGTCGCTGGTTATGAAGTTGGACCGAGTGTCGATATCTACGCACTCGGCACGTTATTGTACGAAATGTTGACCGGACAATTGCCGTTTCGCGGTAAATCGATCTCCGAAACCGAGAGACGATTGGTCTCTGACGAGCCAGTGCCACCTTCGCATCTGAATACGAAGGTGCCGCGTGACTTAGAGACAATTTGTTCGAAGTGCCTGCAAAAAGAACCGCGAAAGCGATACACATCCGCGGGTGAATTGGCTGAAGATATCGCAAGGTTTCTTCGGCACGAAGCGATACACGCCCGGCCGGTCGGGCGTGTCGAACGAGTCGTGCGTTGGATTCGCCGCAATCAGATTTGGTTCGCTCTGATCGTCACCGCGTTGACTCTCAGTGTCTTCGTCGTTGCCGCAGCGATCGAAATTTCGGCGTTGGCGTCAGCGAGACGAATCGAAAAAGACCGCCTAACAGGAAGGCTCGAATCCGGTTTAGAACTGGTGGAACAAAACCGAATCGAAGCGGCGCATGCAATTCTGGATCAATTGGGAGATGGTGATTTCGACGATTTACGTCAGCGGATTGATCAAGCAGAAGCTGACATTGCTTTGGTCGAGCGACTCGACTCCATTCGACTCAGTCGCGTGACGAGTGGCGACTTGCAGTACTACAAGACGAAGGCCGGACAGGACTACGACGAAGCGTTTTCGAAAGCCGGGTTTATCCGAAAAGGTGATTCGTCTATCGCCGTCGCCAGCAGGGTCAAAGGCTCAATCATTCGACAAGCATTGATCGCGGCGATAGACGATTGGGCTTTCTGTGTTTCCAATTCGGATAAGCGAGATTGGTTACTTGACGTCGCACGCAGAGCCGATCCTGATCCGAGCGGATGGCGCGACCGCATACGTAATTCCGCGACCTGGGCGGACCTGCAAGCCATGACCGAAACGGCGCGAACAGTGCCCATTGCCGAACACTCTGCAGCATTGCTGCTAACGCTCGGAGAACGTCTGCACGTCAACGGCAATGATGCTACGGAGTTTTTAAAACGGGTTCAGCAAGAACACCCAGAAGACTTTTGGTGCAATCTTATTCTTGGCGATACATTGTTAATGCCAGCACCCGAACAAGCCGTTGGCTTTTACCGCGCAGCGTTGTCGAGTCGCCCGAACGCCGCGGTTGGCTACTCTGCCGTCGGCGATGCACTGAGAAATCAAAACCTTCCAAATCTGGCCATCGACTACTACGAAAAAGCACTCGCGGTCGATCCAAGGTACGCAAGAGCTCAGAACAATCTTGGCAACGCATTGAAACAGATCGGACATTCCACAGAAGCAATCGAATGCTATCGTAAGGCACTCGAGATTGATCCAAATTACAGTTGGGCCTACTTCGATTTGGGCAATGCTCTTAAAGAGAAGGGGATACTTGACGAGGCTCTCGAACACCTACGACGGGCCCGAGATGCGCAGCCGAACAATACGGCCTTTCAACAAGGCACTCGAAATTTACTGGTAATGACCGGGCATGGAAAAGAAGCTCTGCGCGATTGGAGTCGGACTTTGGAGTCTGGAAATCAAGAGTACGGTGTTTGGAACGGCTACGCTGAGCTTTGTCTCTTTATGGGAGAAGATCAAGAATACGATCGCGCATGTGATCAGTTGCTCGATCGATTCGGTTCAACCTCAGATGCGGGAACAGCTGAGGGCATTGCACGAACCTGCTCGTTACGTCCAACGACTAACGAACGGCGACGACAAGCCGCTGATTTGGCCGACCGCGCCGTGGGCTACGAAGCCGCCAAGTCATTCTGGTACTACCGATACTATCTCTTTGCAAAAGGTCTCACCGAGTTCCGGCAAGGTCATTTCGATCGCGCGATCTCAATCATGGAAGGCGAGGCATCGCGGGCGATGGGACCGTGTCCCCGTCTGATTATCGCGATGGCGCAGCTCCAAAACGGAGAGGTCGCAGACTCTCGTCAGACATTGGCTTTAGCGACGGCCAGCTATGATTGGAGCGTGGAACACGCCGACAGCCGCGACCCGTGGATTTTCCACATTTTACGCCGAGAGGCGGAGACAATGATCCTGCCGAACTTATCCGAATTCCTGGAAGGCTCTCATGTCCCACAGGACAACCACGAATGCTTATCGTTGCTCGGTATTTGTCAATTCCAAAATCGGTATGCAGCCTGCACGCGTCTCTACACGAAGGCATTCGCGACGGATCCTGAGTTACAAAAGTCGCTCGGTTACTCCGCCGCTCGCGCGATTGTGATCGCCGCCAGCGGTCGCGCCGCCGATAGTACAGATTTCAGCCAAGATGGTGCAACTCCGTGGCAATCGCAAGCAATCGCGTGGCTTCGTTCTCAGCTTGAACACATTGCTAACAATCCCGATAACCGCGTTCCGGAAGCGAGAGCCTATTTCTTGCAGCAATTGTCAGCTTGGAAAACGGATCCTAGTCTGAACGAACTACGTGATCAAAGCGAATTACAAAAACTTCCCGAGGATGTACGAAAGAACTGCTTATCACTGTGGGAGGAAGTGGACGCGGAGATACGTCATCTGCGAGAGATCAAAGAAGAATGA
- a CDS encoding alkene reductase, translating to MDPHENNILFQPLRIGMLELPNRILMAPLTRARASDRVPNEMMADYYAQRASAGLIISEATAISSQGFGWQGAAGIYTSEQVNGWKRVTDRVHANGGRIFLQLWHMGRKSHSDFHQGELSVAPSPVAPIGEAHAPAGKKQYEVPRELTIADIWGVIDDYATATRRAHAAGFDGVEIHAANGYLIDQFLRSSSNHREDEYGGSIKNRTRFMREVVEAVCGAWASDRTGIRLSPTMNEGGMSDSDPIALFSYAGQILNEYDLAYVHTAEAIKPGRIFNADEPRVTPYIRKAYHGKLLTNGGFDKQSAAAAIRNGEANAIAFGQLFIANPDLPERFRIGSRLNAPDSNTYYSAGPEGYVDYPMMPYASSSP from the coding sequence ATGGACCCACATGAGAACAACATTCTCTTTCAGCCGTTGCGGATTGGAATGCTCGAGCTACCAAACCGGATCTTGATGGCACCGTTGACGCGAGCGCGAGCCAGCGACCGTGTTCCGAACGAGATGATGGCGGACTACTACGCACAACGTGCGTCGGCTGGGTTGATTATCAGCGAGGCGACCGCGATCAGCTCGCAAGGGTTCGGATGGCAGGGTGCGGCCGGCATCTACACTTCGGAGCAAGTTAACGGCTGGAAGCGTGTGACTGATAGAGTGCATGCCAATGGCGGCCGCATTTTCTTGCAATTGTGGCACATGGGCCGCAAATCCCATTCTGATTTTCACCAGGGTGAGCTGTCGGTCGCACCCAGCCCAGTTGCTCCAATTGGTGAGGCTCACGCCCCTGCTGGTAAAAAGCAATACGAGGTGCCACGAGAGCTTACGATTGCGGACATCTGGGGCGTCATTGATGATTACGCTACGGCTACTCGTAGGGCGCACGCTGCTGGTTTTGATGGCGTCGAGATCCACGCTGCGAATGGTTATTTGATCGACCAGTTCCTTCGCAGTTCATCGAACCATCGAGAAGACGAATACGGTGGTTCGATCAAAAACCGAACTCGCTTTATGCGTGAAGTCGTCGAAGCGGTATGCGGCGCCTGGGCGTCTGATCGGACGGGTATCCGGTTGAGTCCAACGATGAATGAGGGTGGCATGAGTGATTCCGACCCAATCGCATTATTCTCGTACGCCGGACAGATTCTGAACGAATACGACTTGGCTTATGTGCATACCGCGGAAGCGATCAAGCCAGGTCGAATCTTCAATGCCGATGAGCCGCGGGTAACTCCCTACATTCGCAAAGCGTACCACGGGAAACTATTGACAAATGGTGGATTCGACAAGCAGTCTGCGGCCGCCGCGATCCGCAATGGCGAGGCCAATGCGATAGCGTTCGGCCAACTGTTCATTGCCAATCCAGACTTGCCAGAACGATTCCGCATCGGTTCGCGTTTAAACGCTCCCGATTCCAATACCTACTATTCGGCAGGTCCAGAAGGGTACGTCGACTATCCCATGATGCCATACGCTTCAAGCTCTCCATAG
- a CDS encoding FAD-dependent oxidoreductase, whose product MNFSKQIAFPVLDPPQMQSVAEIGELVCFSPNEQMISQGSRDYPFYVIKSGEVRIVELVGDVENPITTHRAGQFTGDVDMLTGRSAVISAFANGAVEAYQLCAVRLRQLLNECPRFSDLLLDAFQARRELLPHTRFMGIRLIGKPNTHETMRMREFLYKNHVPHTFFDANNAEGVEQLRILGVFDKPLPIIHCNGHTEVEPTIEKIASCIGISRDIDSQLFDLVIVGAGPAGLAAAVYASSEGVKTLVVDGVGPGGQAGSSSKIENFIGFPSGISGGDLANRAYLQALKFGTQFTAPITVDEIYQDESGEHRLKLCTGQVARARCVLVATGVSYRQLDLPGCQRLEGAGVYYAATSVESRVCENSVAVVIGGGNSAGQAAMFLAQSAAQVKMVNRGADLSEGMSSYLSQRVTNHPKIALIPKSEVVQIHGDRCVEAINIRNSRTGDTTLHACSALFIFIGATPNTKWLPPTIKRDSNGFILTGSALHDLSHGAELSWPLDRAPYDLETSVPGILAAGDVRSGTTKRCGFAVGDGALAVTCVHRYLNDLALR is encoded by the coding sequence ATGAATTTCAGCAAGCAAATCGCTTTCCCGGTGCTAGACCCGCCGCAGATGCAATCGGTAGCCGAGATTGGCGAACTGGTTTGCTTTTCGCCTAATGAACAAATGATATCGCAAGGTTCCCGAGACTACCCGTTCTACGTCATCAAATCCGGCGAAGTCCGGATCGTGGAGCTGGTTGGGGACGTCGAGAACCCGATCACAACCCACCGAGCAGGCCAGTTCACCGGAGACGTCGACATGCTAACTGGCCGCTCGGCGGTCATCTCCGCATTCGCGAACGGTGCCGTCGAGGCTTATCAATTGTGCGCAGTCCGCCTTCGACAACTGCTCAACGAATGCCCACGCTTTAGCGATCTGCTACTCGATGCGTTCCAGGCGCGACGCGAACTTTTGCCCCATACTCGATTCATGGGCATCCGTCTGATCGGAAAACCGAACACGCACGAGACCATGCGGATGCGTGAGTTTCTCTACAAGAATCATGTCCCGCATACTTTCTTTGACGCAAACAATGCGGAAGGCGTCGAGCAGTTGAGAATCCTCGGTGTCTTTGACAAGCCACTACCGATTATTCACTGCAATGGCCACACCGAAGTCGAACCAACAATCGAGAAGATCGCAAGCTGCATCGGGATCTCACGGGACATCGACAGTCAGCTTTTTGATCTAGTAATTGTGGGTGCCGGACCAGCGGGATTGGCGGCGGCAGTCTACGCGTCCTCGGAGGGAGTGAAAACACTTGTCGTCGACGGAGTCGGACCAGGTGGACAAGCGGGAAGCAGTTCAAAGATTGAAAACTTCATTGGCTTTCCGTCCGGAATTAGCGGCGGTGACTTGGCGAATCGAGCTTACTTGCAAGCACTTAAATTCGGTACGCAATTTACGGCCCCAATTACTGTCGACGAAATCTACCAAGACGAATCCGGCGAGCACCGCTTGAAGCTATGTACCGGCCAAGTCGCGCGAGCACGCTGCGTTCTAGTTGCGACCGGAGTAAGCTATCGACAACTGGATTTACCCGGATGCCAACGTCTTGAGGGCGCGGGCGTTTACTACGCCGCAACTTCGGTCGAATCGCGTGTTTGTGAGAATTCCGTGGCAGTAGTCATCGGCGGAGGCAACTCAGCCGGTCAGGCCGCGATGTTCCTGGCACAGAGCGCAGCGCAGGTGAAGATGGTGAACCGAGGTGCCGATCTGTCGGAAGGCATGTCGTCGTACTTGAGTCAGCGCGTGACGAACCATCCGAAAATTGCATTGATTCCCAAAAGTGAGGTCGTCCAGATTCACGGAGATCGCTGCGTCGAAGCAATCAACATTCGAAACTCACGAACCGGCGATACTACATTGCACGCGTGTTCAGCCCTATTCATATTCATTGGCGCAACCCCGAACACGAAATGGCTTCCGCCTACGATTAAGCGAGACTCCAATGGGTTCATACTCACTGGATCTGCACTTCACGATTTGTCACATGGAGCTGAACTGAGCTGGCCCTTGGACCGCGCCCCATATGACCTAGAGACGTCCGTGCCGGGCATACTAGCAGCCGGCGACGTTCGATCGGGAACAACCAAGCGATGTGGCTTCGCCGTTGGTGACGGAGCGCTAGCGGTAACCTGCGTGCATCGTTACCTAAACGATCTCGCGTTGAGGTAA
- a CDS encoding TVP38/TMEM64 family protein, whose product MATTDPPKSQRDRQVLEQSVRGRDGAHSNKLVWVIRGVSMLCILAALLTIFRSLPFDQAMSAVKDWIANLGFWGPLVLALMYIIATVLFVPGTVLTLVAGAIFGLGVGTAVVSVGSTLGACLTFLIARYVARDKVAAMASGNRHFDAIDRAIEEGGWKIVGLLRLSPAIPFNVQNYLYGLTPVRFWPYAVTSWIAMLPGTFLYVYIGHVTGAAVGTDRDRSPVEWAMLAVGLLATVVVTIYVTRLANRKLQEQVPEAPQNDGPAVGDSSSTNVQKAASTRTTVIMASVALTLIATAIYTYLNAEMLEQNLTSLFRTP is encoded by the coding sequence ATGGCAACGACCGATCCCCCGAAGTCCCAACGTGATCGACAAGTCCTGGAGCAGTCAGTACGCGGACGCGACGGCGCTCATTCGAACAAGCTTGTGTGGGTCATTCGCGGGGTTTCGATGCTGTGCATCCTTGCGGCACTCTTGACAATTTTTCGTTCACTCCCGTTTGACCAAGCCATGTCTGCGGTCAAGGACTGGATTGCCAACCTGGGTTTCTGGGGGCCGCTCGTCCTGGCCCTGATGTACATCATCGCAACCGTGCTATTTGTTCCAGGCACGGTCCTGACACTGGTCGCCGGCGCGATATTCGGACTGGGCGTCGGAACTGCAGTCGTATCGGTTGGATCGACACTGGGCGCCTGCTTGACCTTTCTGATCGCTCGCTACGTGGCCCGCGACAAAGTCGCAGCAATGGCGAGCGGCAATCGCCACTTTGATGCGATTGATCGAGCCATCGAAGAAGGCGGCTGGAAAATTGTCGGCTTACTACGTTTATCACCGGCAATCCCCTTCAATGTCCAGAACTACCTGTACGGCTTGACGCCTGTACGGTTCTGGCCTTACGCAGTGACCAGTTGGATTGCGATGCTTCCCGGTACCTTTCTGTACGTGTACATCGGGCATGTGACCGGGGCAGCGGTGGGCACCGATCGTGATCGATCACCAGTCGAGTGGGCGATGCTCGCGGTGGGCCTGCTGGCGACAGTGGTCGTGACGATTTATGTCACTCGATTGGCAAATCGAAAATTGCAGGAACAAGTACCCGAAGCCCCCCAGAACGACGGGCCGGCTGTAGGCGATTCATCGTCAACAAACGTGCAGAAGGCTGCCAGCACGCGAACCACCGTGATCATGGCGAGCGTCGCACTGACACTCATTGCGACCGCAATCTACACATACCTCAACGCGGAGATGCTGGAACAAAACTTGACAAGTCTATTTAGGACGCCGTGA
- a CDS encoding EF-hand domain-containing protein translates to MKRLPLLTVFCMIALSLSDSPVNAQPPGGRLGQAGGRQGGPQSGGSAGRGQHMGGSETQPVPPLMRVFDTDGDGELSSEEIDAAANALRKLDKNRDGKLTAEELRPAGPRGQQGRQERGRAQTGQSQRGGRLGGAGRPGGGPAVGGPEVGGPLGGGRPGAGGDRDGDPAQADAAFASDILTFDENRDGALDRSELPEHMHKAFETADANNNGALDDAERLVLASQFRRNKLNPTGNAPVNAPTQGRR, encoded by the coding sequence ATGAAGCGTTTGCCTCTGCTCACTGTATTCTGCATGATCGCTTTGTCGTTGAGCGATTCTCCTGTCAATGCCCAGCCCCCCGGTGGCCGTCTCGGTCAAGCAGGCGGACGTCAAGGCGGTCCTCAGAGCGGTGGATCAGCCGGGCGCGGGCAGCACATGGGTGGCTCCGAAACTCAACCAGTACCGCCCCTCATGCGCGTCTTTGACACCGATGGCGATGGCGAACTTTCGTCGGAGGAGATAGACGCTGCTGCCAACGCCCTGCGAAAGCTTGACAAAAACCGTGATGGAAAACTGACCGCCGAAGAACTACGCCCAGCCGGACCCAGGGGACAGCAGGGCAGGCAAGAAAGGGGACGAGCCCAAACGGGCCAAAGCCAGCGAGGCGGACGTCTGGGCGGTGCCGGTCGACCAGGCGGCGGACCTGCTGTTGGCGGACCTGAGGTTGGCGGACCCCTGGGGGGAGGACGACCGGGTGCCGGCGGTGATCGAGACGGTGATCCTGCTCAGGCCGACGCGGCGTTCGCAAGTGACATTCTAACCTTTGACGAAAACAGGGACGGGGCCCTCGATAGGTCTGAATTGCCTGAGCACATGCACAAAGCATTTGAAACCGCGGACGCCAACAATAATGGTGCGCTCGACGACGCCGAGCGACTCGTACTAGCATCCCAGTTTCGTCGCAACAAACTCAATCCGACCGGCAATGCACCTGTGAACGCGCCGACGCAAGGTCGACGCTAG
- a CDS encoding DUF3124 domain-containing protein — translation MFRFKLIVGLVIGVPLIPMFIYAAYMDKRLDEFEATLHYQPPVESSEDTQFQFVDQVALSISQGQVVYVPAYSHIYHEDGKPHMLTITMSVRNTSDENAIVVRSIRYFDTEGQQVKSYLRKPVTLGPLGTTEILVERDDATGGSGANFLVDWVAATPVSEPIIEAVMIDTTGKQGISFARSGRVIREVDREPLATSGSPSTEME, via the coding sequence ATGTTTCGGTTTAAACTGATCGTCGGACTGGTGATCGGCGTGCCACTCATACCGATGTTCATTTATGCGGCTTACATGGACAAGAGATTGGACGAATTTGAGGCCACGTTGCATTACCAACCGCCCGTCGAATCCAGCGAAGATACGCAGTTCCAATTTGTCGATCAAGTTGCGCTCTCAATCAGTCAAGGTCAGGTTGTCTATGTTCCTGCCTACTCGCACATCTATCACGAAGACGGCAAGCCTCACATGCTAACGATCACGATGAGCGTGCGAAACACGAGTGACGAGAACGCCATCGTGGTGAGAAGCATTCGTTATTTCGACACCGAGGGACAGCAAGTCAAATCGTATCTGAGAAAGCCCGTGACATTGGGGCCGCTGGGCACCACCGAGATACTCGTCGAACGCGACGACGCGACGGGTGGCAGTGGCGCTAATTTTCTCGTTGACTGGGTTGCGGCGACGCCGGTTTCCGAACCCATCATCGAGGCGGTCATGATTGACACGACAGGAAAACAAGGGATTTCGTTCGCAAGGAGCGGAAGAGTGATACGTGAAGTTGATCGTGAGCCACTAGCGACAAGCGGATCACCGTCTACGGAGATGGAATAA
- a CDS encoding GNAT family N-acetyltransferase — MKYEIEPELTAAEFIDVLRRSTLAERRPVDDVARIARMLDGADLVATARDADGTLVGVSRAISDFAYCTYLSDLAVDVARQGQGIGRELIRVTHEHAGLATRMILLAAPAAASYYPHIGMERHDSCWMIPPRENKVHPT; from the coding sequence ATGAAATATGAAATTGAACCCGAACTGACGGCCGCGGAGTTCATCGACGTGTTGAGACGATCGACGTTGGCGGAGCGGCGACCGGTGGACGATGTGGCACGGATCGCGAGGATGCTGGACGGGGCTGACTTGGTCGCGACGGCGCGGGATGCGGACGGAACGCTGGTTGGCGTGTCTCGGGCGATCTCGGACTTTGCCTACTGCACATATCTATCGGACCTGGCGGTTGATGTCGCGCGCCAGGGTCAGGGGATCGGTCGGGAGCTGATTCGCGTGACTCATGAGCATGCCGGGCTGGCCACTCGTATGATTCTGTTGGCGGCTCCGGCGGCGGCGAGCTACTACCCCCACATTGGCATGGAGCGGCACGATTCGTGCTGGATGATTCCTCCGCGGGAAAACAAGGTTCATCCGACTTAA